Proteins found in one Cyprinus carpio isolate SPL01 chromosome B10, ASM1834038v1, whole genome shotgun sequence genomic segment:
- the LOC109090829 gene encoding pleckstrin homology-like domain family B member 1 isoform X6: MSISTEETPLDLIESGRGLQVRSATPYLISLGRGFITLIPLTEEISKIGFEDAESLQDVTADGPGIQSHHCVITNSAGVITLHPNGNMCHLDGVPVTKPTKLSHGCTLCLGKSFFRFNHPKEANHMKNMLPEKTAGPTLSLSTDAAKFHSNGGTLVGSSIRGTRSKAELQELMESLQRRKSALEASLKATADCGYLTLSPPPSPQSASSYLQDRPPLSIRVPSPYTPSSSLSMPPSPHHSERPISPVPTQTRARHQSQDNLLLCLPSEGRHPNTANSLLSMWNGSSSSYMTDALLSSRRGPSGAASMPSSPRLGRRLLARDGESTVDPSLRQRKYSTGSLNGLGGHSLSLPRLYRGDAPVLSLPPRRTTKPRRSLQYLEKPPDVTVTANMTSSSRRASLCSVGSAPCLDLGVGERRLSFGKGGLGPGMGPRRGSISSLSGKEELRDYHQRQRDERLREQEVERLERQRLETILCLCSELGRSELGRMETDSGVSAVSDLQKINRELEKLQVSDDESVFSDSAAVSLESGFLGKGRGEILTQRQRRLSGHRETRPQSPTTSLRSSVPSPHLRSKQVSDDMQLRQEVTRIEEERIQVLNNIEELEQKIRDLDTQMDESIREMEVERALLDGEQEAEVAQLQTDKEMLEKLNEKMANMEKNAQKNQTQDTEALEAETKRFEDLEFQQLEKESRQDEEKETQMQQLLREIAEYQRSVVTRKERLLTLKKQSTQITQQAQREKENFLKEKSNLIYMLQRERENLASLERKYSELTGGQAFSLNPVSMKEHFRSLEERRRSNGSKEGGVLLSDGGMSRKRDRQSSGTLNSALNHSLSPKVRQQIRHIGKPHMPLSQSSSCGSILPRTLSVTSRDLDTRRLLKAGQLFLNDERQRMSEMSNRTVSETNVFLEPFHYMDNGHNFDTMSVDSTESLETSISACSPDNISSASTANMAKIEEMERMLREAQAEKNRLLEHREREMELRRQALEDERRRREELERRLQEETNRRQKLVERESRPLTRYLPVRKDDFDLRGHIEAAGHHPETCFHLAITEKTCRGFLVKMGGKIKTWKKRWFVFDRNRRTLAYYADKHETKMKGVIYFQAIEEVYYDHLKNAHKSPNPSLTFSVKTHDRVYYMVAPSPEAMRIWMDVIVTGAEGCTHFLV; the protein is encoded by the exons GAAACCCCGTTGGATTTAATTGAGAGTGGGCGTGGCCTGCAGGTGAGGTCAGCCACACCCTACTTGATCAGTCTTGGTAGAGGCTTTATTACTTTGATACCTCTAACTGAAG AAATATCAAAGATTGGTTTTGAGGATGCAGAGTCGCTACAGGATGTCACCGCTGATGGTCCAGGGATCCAGTCGCACCACTGTGTCATCACCAACAGTGCTGGAGTTATTACTTTACACCCCAATGGAAATATGTGCCATCTTGATGGAGTTCCAGTCACCAAGCCAACAAAGCTCTCGCATG GGTGCACTCTTTGTCTGGGTAAATCTTTTTTCCGTTTCAACCACCCAAAGGAGGCTAATCACATGAAGAACATGCTGCCAGAAAAGACTGCAGGACCCACACTGTCCCTCAGTACGG atgcAGCAAAGTTTCATTCAAATGGCGGTACATTGGTTGGATCCAGCATTCGTGGCACACGCTCCAAGGCAGAGCTTCAGGAGTTGATGGAGAGCTTGCAGCGCAGGAAGTCCGCTCTGGAGGCCAGCTTAAAGGCTACTGCAGACTGTGGTTACCTCACTTTGTCACCACCTCCCAGTCCCCAATCGGCATCATCCTATCTACAGGACCGTCCACCCCTTTCTATACGAGTCCCTTCTCCTTATACGCCCTCCAGCAGCTTGAGCATGCCACCATCACCTCATCACTCAGAGCGGCCCATAAGTCCAGTCCCAACCCAAACTCGCGCCCGACACCAATCGCAGGACAATCTGTTGCTTTGCCTCCCTTCAGAAGGGCGACATCCCAACACTGCCAACTCGCTCCTTTCTATGTGGAACGGCTCTTCTTCGTCCTATATGACCGATGCTCTTCTTTCATCTCGTCGAGGTCCAAGCGGGGCAGCCAGCATGCCCTCCAGTCCTCGCTTGGGGCGCAGGCTGCTAGCAAGAGATGGAGAGTCCACCGTTGACCCATCGCTCCGCCAAAGGAAATACTCCACCGGCTCTCTGAATGGCCTGGGAGGACATAGTCTCTCTCTGCCCAGGTTGTATCGAGGAGACGCCCCGGTGCTTTCTTTGCCACCCCGACGTACCACCAAACCACGCCGCAGCCTTCAATACTTGGAGAAGCCTCCAGATGTGACCGTGACAGCCAACATGACTAGCAGTTCTCGACGGGCCAGCCTCTGTTCCGTGGGTTCTGCCCCATGTTTGGATCTAGGCGTAGGAGAAAGGCGGCTGTCGTTTGGTAAAGGAGGCCTGGGGCCTGGCATGGGGCCAAGGAGGGGCAGTATCAGTTCTCTCAGTGGAAAAGAAGAACTCCGAGATTATCATCAGAGACAAAGAGATGAGAGACTACGAGAACAGGAAGTGGAAAGATTG GAACGTCAGCGTCTCGAGACTATCCTGTGCCTGTGCTCTGAGCTGGGCCGGTCTGAACTGGGCCGGATGGAGACAGACTCGGGTGTCTCAGCTGTATCGGACCTGCAGAAGATCAACCGAGAGCTGGAGAAGCTACAGGTGTCTGATGATGAATCAGTGTTCTCAGACTCTGCAGCAGTGTCTCTGGAGAGCGGGTTTCTGGGTAAGGGTCGTGGAGAGATCCTGACCCAGAGACAGCGCAGACTCAGCGGACACAGGGAGACCAGGCCCCAGTCACCCACCACCAGCCTGCGGAGCTCAGTACCCTCTCCACACCTCCGCAGCAAG CAGGTGTCTGACGACATGCAGCTGAGACAGGAAGTGACACGTATTGAAGAGGAGAGGATTCAGGTGCTTAACAACATTGAGGAACTTGAACAGAAGATCAGAGATCTAGACACACAGATGGACGAGTCTatcagagag ATGGAGGTGGAGAGAGCTCTTTTAGATGGGGAGCAGGAGGCAGAAGTGGCTCAGCTGCAGACCGATAAAGAAATGCTGGAGAAGCTCAACGAAAAAATGGCCAACATGGAGaaaaatgctcaaaaaaatcAAACTCAG GACACTGAAGCTTTGGAAGCGGAAACGAAGCGTTTTGAAGATCTGGAGTTTCAGCAGCTGGAAAAAGAGAGCCGTCAAGATGAAGAGAAGGAGACACAGATGCAGCAACTCCTCAGAGAGATTGCAGAATATCAGAGATCTGTTGTCACTCGCAAG GAGAGGCTACTTACCCTGAAGAAGCAGTCCACCCAGATTACCCAGCAGGCACAGCGGGAAAAGGAGAACTTTTTGAAGGAGAAGAGCAACCTCATTTATATGCTGCAAAGG GAACGTGAGAACCTTGCATCTCTGGAAAGGAAGTACTCTGAGCTGACAGGTGGTCAAGCCTTTTCTCTCAACCCTGTGTCCATGAAGGAG CACTTTCGCTCTCTGGAGGAGAGGAGGCGGAGCAATGGCAGTAAAGAGGGCGGAGTTCTGCTGAGTGATGGCGGAATGTCCCGTAAAAGAGACAGGCAGAGCTCCGGAACCTTAAACTCTGCCCTTAATCACAGTCTGTCTCCCAAGGTCAGACAACAGATACGGCACATAGGAAAA CCCCATATGCCGCTGTCTCAAAGCTCTAGCTGTGGTAGTATACTCCCGCGCACTCTCTCTGTCACCTCCCGTGACCTGGACACCCGCCGCCTGCTCAAGG CAGGCCAGCTGTTTTTGAATGATGAGAGGCAGAGAATGAGTGAGATGTCAAATAGGACGGTTTCTGAGACAAACGTCTTCCTTGAGCCGTTCCACTACATGGATAACGGACACAACTTTGACACAATGAGTGTGGACAGTACAGAAAGCCTAGAGACCAGCATTTCCGCCTGTTCACCGGACAACATCTCAAG TGCCAGCACAGCTAACATGGCGAAGATAGAGGAGATGGAGCGCATGCTAAGAGAAGCTCAAGCTGAGAAGAACAGGCTGCTGGAGCACAGG GAGCGAGAGATGGAGTTGCGCAGACAGGCTCTTGAAGATGAGAGGAGAAGGAGGGAGGAATTGGAGAGGAGACTGCAGGAAGAGACAAACCGACGACAGAAACTAGTGGAGAGAGAG TCTCGTCCGTTGACACGATACCTCCCAGTGAGAAAGGATGACTTTGACCTGAGAGGTCACATCGAGGCGGCGGGTCACCATCCTGAAACTTGTTTTCACCTGGCAATCACAGAAAAGACCTGCAGGGGGTTCTTGGTCAAAATGGGTGGGAAAATCAAAACCTGGAAGAAGCGCTGGTTCGTCTTTGACCGCAATCGAAGGACGCTGGCATATTATGCTG aTAAACATGAGACCAAAATGAAGGGTGTTATCTACTTCCAAGCCATTGAGGAAGTGTATTACGACCACTTAAAGAACGCACACAAG AGCCCAAACCCCTCTCTGACGTTTAGCGTGAAGACACATGACCGGGTTTATTACATGGTGGCTCCTTCCCCAGAGGCCATGAGAATCTGGATGGATGTTATCGTCACTGGAGCGGAGGGATGTACACATTTCCTGGTGTGA
- the LOC109090829 gene encoding pleckstrin homology-like domain family B member 2 isoform X8 has protein sequence MCIILVGLYVLGCTLCLGKSFFRFNHPKEANHMKNMLPEKTAGPTLSLSTDAAKFHSNGGTLVGSSIRGTRSKAELQELMESLQRRKSALEASLKATADCGYLTLSPPPSPQSASSYLQDRPPLSIRVPSPYTPSSSLSMPPSPHHSERPISPVPTQTRARHQSQDNLLLCLPSEGRHPNTANSLLSMWNGSSSSYMTDALLSSRRGPSGAASMPSSPRLGRRLLARDGESTVDPSLRQRKYSTGSLNGLGGHSLSLPRLYRGDAPVLSLPPRRTTKPRRSLQYLEKPPDVTVTANMTSSSRRASLCSVGSAPCLDLGVGERRLSFGKGGLGPGMGPRRGSISSLSGKEELRDYHQRQRDERLREQEVERLERQRLETILCLCSELGRSELGRMETDSGVSAVSDLQKINRELEKLQVSDDESVFSDSAAVSLESGFLGKGRGEILTQRQRRLSGHRETRPQSPTTSLRSSVPSPHLRSKQVSDDMQLRQEVTRIEEERIQVLNNIEELEQKIRDLDTQMDESIREMEVERALLDGEQEAEVAQLQTDKEMLEKLNEKMANMEKNAQKNQTQDKALLEAERVKVERLAGLISEQKTQLDTCPEALKEQLQNQLSRDTEALEAETKRFEDLEFQQLEKESRQDEEKETQMQQLLREIAEYQRSVVTRKERLLTLKKQSTQITQQAQREKENFLKEKSNLIYMLQRERENLASLERKYSELTGGQAFSLNPVSMKEHFRSLEERRRSNGSKEGGVLLSDGGMSRKRDRQSSGTLNSALNHSLSPKVRQQIRHIGKPHMPLSQSSSCGSILPRTLSVTSRDLDTRRLLKAGQLFLNDERQRMSEMSNRTVSETNVFLEPFHYMDNGHNFDTMSVDSTESLETSISACSPDNISSASTANMAKIEEMERMLREAQAEKNRLLEHREREMELRRQALEDERRRREELERRLQEETNRRQKLVERESRPLTRYLPVRKDDFDLRGHIEAAGHHPETCFHLAITEKTCRGFLVKMGGKIKTWKKRWFVFDRNRRTLAYYADKHETKMKGVIYFQAIEEVYYDHLKNAHKSPNPSLTFSVKTHDRVYYMVAPSPEAMRIWMDVIVTGAEGCTHFLV, from the exons ATGTGTATCATACTTGTGGGCTTGTATGTCTTAG GGTGCACTCTTTGTCTGGGTAAATCTTTTTTCCGTTTCAACCACCCAAAGGAGGCTAATCACATGAAGAACATGCTGCCAGAAAAGACTGCAGGACCCACACTGTCCCTCAGTACGG atgcAGCAAAGTTTCATTCAAATGGCGGTACATTGGTTGGATCCAGCATTCGTGGCACACGCTCCAAGGCAGAGCTTCAGGAGTTGATGGAGAGCTTGCAGCGCAGGAAGTCCGCTCTGGAGGCCAGCTTAAAGGCTACTGCAGACTGTGGTTACCTCACTTTGTCACCACCTCCCAGTCCCCAATCGGCATCATCCTATCTACAGGACCGTCCACCCCTTTCTATACGAGTCCCTTCTCCTTATACGCCCTCCAGCAGCTTGAGCATGCCACCATCACCTCATCACTCAGAGCGGCCCATAAGTCCAGTCCCAACCCAAACTCGCGCCCGACACCAATCGCAGGACAATCTGTTGCTTTGCCTCCCTTCAGAAGGGCGACATCCCAACACTGCCAACTCGCTCCTTTCTATGTGGAACGGCTCTTCTTCGTCCTATATGACCGATGCTCTTCTTTCATCTCGTCGAGGTCCAAGCGGGGCAGCCAGCATGCCCTCCAGTCCTCGCTTGGGGCGCAGGCTGCTAGCAAGAGATGGAGAGTCCACCGTTGACCCATCGCTCCGCCAAAGGAAATACTCCACCGGCTCTCTGAATGGCCTGGGAGGACATAGTCTCTCTCTGCCCAGGTTGTATCGAGGAGACGCCCCGGTGCTTTCTTTGCCACCCCGACGTACCACCAAACCACGCCGCAGCCTTCAATACTTGGAGAAGCCTCCAGATGTGACCGTGACAGCCAACATGACTAGCAGTTCTCGACGGGCCAGCCTCTGTTCCGTGGGTTCTGCCCCATGTTTGGATCTAGGCGTAGGAGAAAGGCGGCTGTCGTTTGGTAAAGGAGGCCTGGGGCCTGGCATGGGGCCAAGGAGGGGCAGTATCAGTTCTCTCAGTGGAAAAGAAGAACTCCGAGATTATCATCAGAGACAAAGAGATGAGAGACTACGAGAACAGGAAGTGGAAAGATTG GAACGTCAGCGTCTCGAGACTATCCTGTGCCTGTGCTCTGAGCTGGGCCGGTCTGAACTGGGCCGGATGGAGACAGACTCGGGTGTCTCAGCTGTATCGGACCTGCAGAAGATCAACCGAGAGCTGGAGAAGCTACAGGTGTCTGATGATGAATCAGTGTTCTCAGACTCTGCAGCAGTGTCTCTGGAGAGCGGGTTTCTGGGTAAGGGTCGTGGAGAGATCCTGACCCAGAGACAGCGCAGACTCAGCGGACACAGGGAGACCAGGCCCCAGTCACCCACCACCAGCCTGCGGAGCTCAGTACCCTCTCCACACCTCCGCAGCAAG CAGGTGTCTGACGACATGCAGCTGAGACAGGAAGTGACACGTATTGAAGAGGAGAGGATTCAGGTGCTTAACAACATTGAGGAACTTGAACAGAAGATCAGAGATCTAGACACACAGATGGACGAGTCTatcagagag ATGGAGGTGGAGAGAGCTCTTTTAGATGGGGAGCAGGAGGCAGAAGTGGCTCAGCTGCAGACCGATAAAGAAATGCTGGAGAAGCTCAACGAAAAAATGGCCAACATGGAGaaaaatgctcaaaaaaatcAAACTCAG GACAAAGCCCTGTTGGAGGCTGAGAGAGTTAAAGTAGAGAGGCTAGCTGGGCTGATCTCAGAGCAGAAGACCCAGTTGGACACCTGTCCTGAAGCACTGAAGGAGCAGCTCCAGAATCAGCTATCCAGG GACACTGAAGCTTTGGAAGCGGAAACGAAGCGTTTTGAAGATCTGGAGTTTCAGCAGCTGGAAAAAGAGAGCCGTCAAGATGAAGAGAAGGAGACACAGATGCAGCAACTCCTCAGAGAGATTGCAGAATATCAGAGATCTGTTGTCACTCGCAAG GAGAGGCTACTTACCCTGAAGAAGCAGTCCACCCAGATTACCCAGCAGGCACAGCGGGAAAAGGAGAACTTTTTGAAGGAGAAGAGCAACCTCATTTATATGCTGCAAAGG GAACGTGAGAACCTTGCATCTCTGGAAAGGAAGTACTCTGAGCTGACAGGTGGTCAAGCCTTTTCTCTCAACCCTGTGTCCATGAAGGAG CACTTTCGCTCTCTGGAGGAGAGGAGGCGGAGCAATGGCAGTAAAGAGGGCGGAGTTCTGCTGAGTGATGGCGGAATGTCCCGTAAAAGAGACAGGCAGAGCTCCGGAACCTTAAACTCTGCCCTTAATCACAGTCTGTCTCCCAAGGTCAGACAACAGATACGGCACATAGGAAAA CCCCATATGCCGCTGTCTCAAAGCTCTAGCTGTGGTAGTATACTCCCGCGCACTCTCTCTGTCACCTCCCGTGACCTGGACACCCGCCGCCTGCTCAAGG CAGGCCAGCTGTTTTTGAATGATGAGAGGCAGAGAATGAGTGAGATGTCAAATAGGACGGTTTCTGAGACAAACGTCTTCCTTGAGCCGTTCCACTACATGGATAACGGACACAACTTTGACACAATGAGTGTGGACAGTACAGAAAGCCTAGAGACCAGCATTTCCGCCTGTTCACCGGACAACATCTCAAG TGCCAGCACAGCTAACATGGCGAAGATAGAGGAGATGGAGCGCATGCTAAGAGAAGCTCAAGCTGAGAAGAACAGGCTGCTGGAGCACAGG GAGCGAGAGATGGAGTTGCGCAGACAGGCTCTTGAAGATGAGAGGAGAAGGAGGGAGGAATTGGAGAGGAGACTGCAGGAAGAGACAAACCGACGACAGAAACTAGTGGAGAGAGAG TCTCGTCCGTTGACACGATACCTCCCAGTGAGAAAGGATGACTTTGACCTGAGAGGTCACATCGAGGCGGCGGGTCACCATCCTGAAACTTGTTTTCACCTGGCAATCACAGAAAAGACCTGCAGGGGGTTCTTGGTCAAAATGGGTGGGAAAATCAAAACCTGGAAGAAGCGCTGGTTCGTCTTTGACCGCAATCGAAGGACGCTGGCATATTATGCTG aTAAACATGAGACCAAAATGAAGGGTGTTATCTACTTCCAAGCCATTGAGGAAGTGTATTACGACCACTTAAAGAACGCACACAAG AGCCCAAACCCCTCTCTGACGTTTAGCGTGAAGACACATGACCGGGTTTATTACATGGTGGCTCCTTCCCCAGAGGCCATGAGAATCTGGATGGATGTTATCGTCACTGGAGCGGAGGGATGTACACATTTCCTGGTGTGA
- the LOC109090829 gene encoding pleckstrin homology-like domain family B member 2 isoform X9 gives MKNMLPEKTAGPTLSLSTDAAKFHSNGGTLVGSSIRGTRSKAELQELMESLQRRKSALEASLKATADCGYLTLSPPPSPQSASSYLQDRPPLSIRVPSPYTPSSSLSMPPSPHHSERPISPVPTQTRARHQSQDNLLLCLPSEGRHPNTANSLLSMWNGSSSSYMTDALLSSRRGPSGAASMPSSPRLGRRLLARDGESTVDPSLRQRKYSTGSLNGLGGHSLSLPRLYRGDAPVLSLPPRRTTKPRRSLQYLEKPPDVTVTANMTSSSRRASLCSVGSAPCLDLGVGERRLSFGKGGLGPGMGPRRGSISSLSGKEELRDYHQRQRDERLREQEVERLERQRLETILCLCSELGRSELGRMETDSGVSAVSDLQKINRELEKLQVSDDESVFSDSAAVSLESGFLGKGRGEILTQRQRRLSGHRETRPQSPTTSLRSSVPSPHLRSKQVSDDMQLRQEVTRIEEERIQVLNNIEELEQKIRDLDTQMDESIREMEVERALLDGEQEAEVAQLQTDKEMLEKLNEKMANMEKNAQKNQTQDKALLEAERVKVERLAGLISEQKTQLDTCPEALKEQLQNQLSRDTEALEAETKRFEDLEFQQLEKESRQDEEKETQMQQLLREIAEYQRSVVTRKERLLTLKKQSTQITQQAQREKENFLKEKSNLIYMLQRERENLASLERKYSELTGGQAFSLNPVSMKEHFRSLEERRRSNGSKEGGVLLSDGGMSRKRDRQSSGTLNSALNHSLSPKVRQQIRHIGKPHMPLSQSSSCGSILPRTLSVTSRDLDTRRLLKAGQLFLNDERQRMSEMSNRTVSETNVFLEPFHYMDNGHNFDTMSVDSTESLETSISACSPDNISSASTANMAKIEEMERMLREAQAEKNRLLEHREREMELRRQALEDERRRREELERRLQEETNRRQKLVERESRPLTRYLPVRKDDFDLRGHIEAAGHHPETCFHLAITEKTCRGFLVKMGGKIKTWKKRWFVFDRNRRTLAYYADKHETKMKGVIYFQAIEEVYYDHLKNAHKSPNPSLTFSVKTHDRVYYMVAPSPEAMRIWMDVIVTGAEGCTHFLV, from the exons ATGAAGAACATGCTGCCAGAAAAGACTGCAGGACCCACACTGTCCCTCAGTACGG atgcAGCAAAGTTTCATTCAAATGGCGGTACATTGGTTGGATCCAGCATTCGTGGCACACGCTCCAAGGCAGAGCTTCAGGAGTTGATGGAGAGCTTGCAGCGCAGGAAGTCCGCTCTGGAGGCCAGCTTAAAGGCTACTGCAGACTGTGGTTACCTCACTTTGTCACCACCTCCCAGTCCCCAATCGGCATCATCCTATCTACAGGACCGTCCACCCCTTTCTATACGAGTCCCTTCTCCTTATACGCCCTCCAGCAGCTTGAGCATGCCACCATCACCTCATCACTCAGAGCGGCCCATAAGTCCAGTCCCAACCCAAACTCGCGCCCGACACCAATCGCAGGACAATCTGTTGCTTTGCCTCCCTTCAGAAGGGCGACATCCCAACACTGCCAACTCGCTCCTTTCTATGTGGAACGGCTCTTCTTCGTCCTATATGACCGATGCTCTTCTTTCATCTCGTCGAGGTCCAAGCGGGGCAGCCAGCATGCCCTCCAGTCCTCGCTTGGGGCGCAGGCTGCTAGCAAGAGATGGAGAGTCCACCGTTGACCCATCGCTCCGCCAAAGGAAATACTCCACCGGCTCTCTGAATGGCCTGGGAGGACATAGTCTCTCTCTGCCCAGGTTGTATCGAGGAGACGCCCCGGTGCTTTCTTTGCCACCCCGACGTACCACCAAACCACGCCGCAGCCTTCAATACTTGGAGAAGCCTCCAGATGTGACCGTGACAGCCAACATGACTAGCAGTTCTCGACGGGCCAGCCTCTGTTCCGTGGGTTCTGCCCCATGTTTGGATCTAGGCGTAGGAGAAAGGCGGCTGTCGTTTGGTAAAGGAGGCCTGGGGCCTGGCATGGGGCCAAGGAGGGGCAGTATCAGTTCTCTCAGTGGAAAAGAAGAACTCCGAGATTATCATCAGAGACAAAGAGATGAGAGACTACGAGAACAGGAAGTGGAAAGATTG GAACGTCAGCGTCTCGAGACTATCCTGTGCCTGTGCTCTGAGCTGGGCCGGTCTGAACTGGGCCGGATGGAGACAGACTCGGGTGTCTCAGCTGTATCGGACCTGCAGAAGATCAACCGAGAGCTGGAGAAGCTACAGGTGTCTGATGATGAATCAGTGTTCTCAGACTCTGCAGCAGTGTCTCTGGAGAGCGGGTTTCTGGGTAAGGGTCGTGGAGAGATCCTGACCCAGAGACAGCGCAGACTCAGCGGACACAGGGAGACCAGGCCCCAGTCACCCACCACCAGCCTGCGGAGCTCAGTACCCTCTCCACACCTCCGCAGCAAG CAGGTGTCTGACGACATGCAGCTGAGACAGGAAGTGACACGTATTGAAGAGGAGAGGATTCAGGTGCTTAACAACATTGAGGAACTTGAACAGAAGATCAGAGATCTAGACACACAGATGGACGAGTCTatcagagag ATGGAGGTGGAGAGAGCTCTTTTAGATGGGGAGCAGGAGGCAGAAGTGGCTCAGCTGCAGACCGATAAAGAAATGCTGGAGAAGCTCAACGAAAAAATGGCCAACATGGAGaaaaatgctcaaaaaaatcAAACTCAG GACAAAGCCCTGTTGGAGGCTGAGAGAGTTAAAGTAGAGAGGCTAGCTGGGCTGATCTCAGAGCAGAAGACCCAGTTGGACACCTGTCCTGAAGCACTGAAGGAGCAGCTCCAGAATCAGCTATCCAGG GACACTGAAGCTTTGGAAGCGGAAACGAAGCGTTTTGAAGATCTGGAGTTTCAGCAGCTGGAAAAAGAGAGCCGTCAAGATGAAGAGAAGGAGACACAGATGCAGCAACTCCTCAGAGAGATTGCAGAATATCAGAGATCTGTTGTCACTCGCAAG GAGAGGCTACTTACCCTGAAGAAGCAGTCCACCCAGATTACCCAGCAGGCACAGCGGGAAAAGGAGAACTTTTTGAAGGAGAAGAGCAACCTCATTTATATGCTGCAAAGG GAACGTGAGAACCTTGCATCTCTGGAAAGGAAGTACTCTGAGCTGACAGGTGGTCAAGCCTTTTCTCTCAACCCTGTGTCCATGAAGGAG CACTTTCGCTCTCTGGAGGAGAGGAGGCGGAGCAATGGCAGTAAAGAGGGCGGAGTTCTGCTGAGTGATGGCGGAATGTCCCGTAAAAGAGACAGGCAGAGCTCCGGAACCTTAAACTCTGCCCTTAATCACAGTCTGTCTCCCAAGGTCAGACAACAGATACGGCACATAGGAAAA CCCCATATGCCGCTGTCTCAAAGCTCTAGCTGTGGTAGTATACTCCCGCGCACTCTCTCTGTCACCTCCCGTGACCTGGACACCCGCCGCCTGCTCAAGG CAGGCCAGCTGTTTTTGAATGATGAGAGGCAGAGAATGAGTGAGATGTCAAATAGGACGGTTTCTGAGACAAACGTCTTCCTTGAGCCGTTCCACTACATGGATAACGGACACAACTTTGACACAATGAGTGTGGACAGTACAGAAAGCCTAGAGACCAGCATTTCCGCCTGTTCACCGGACAACATCTCAAG TGCCAGCACAGCTAACATGGCGAAGATAGAGGAGATGGAGCGCATGCTAAGAGAAGCTCAAGCTGAGAAGAACAGGCTGCTGGAGCACAGG GAGCGAGAGATGGAGTTGCGCAGACAGGCTCTTGAAGATGAGAGGAGAAGGAGGGAGGAATTGGAGAGGAGACTGCAGGAAGAGACAAACCGACGACAGAAACTAGTGGAGAGAGAG TCTCGTCCGTTGACACGATACCTCCCAGTGAGAAAGGATGACTTTGACCTGAGAGGTCACATCGAGGCGGCGGGTCACCATCCTGAAACTTGTTTTCACCTGGCAATCACAGAAAAGACCTGCAGGGGGTTCTTGGTCAAAATGGGTGGGAAAATCAAAACCTGGAAGAAGCGCTGGTTCGTCTTTGACCGCAATCGAAGGACGCTGGCATATTATGCTG aTAAACATGAGACCAAAATGAAGGGTGTTATCTACTTCCAAGCCATTGAGGAAGTGTATTACGACCACTTAAAGAACGCACACAAG AGCCCAAACCCCTCTCTGACGTTTAGCGTGAAGACACATGACCGGGTTTATTACATGGTGGCTCCTTCCCCAGAGGCCATGAGAATCTGGATGGATGTTATCGTCACTGGAGCGGAGGGATGTACACATTTCCTGGTGTGA